The window CAATTACCCCTTGTTCGGCTGGATCCCTTTGATTGGAGGTTACCGAGATACTTTGACATTGTACATCATTATcaagggatgggatgaatgcGTCTTGAAACTTTCTTTGAGAACGAATACATAGAATGGATGAGAGTTATCGTTGAATTAGAAATCATATGATTGACCAAGCGAATTCAATTCCCTTGCCTCAAAATTCTATTTGATGACATTTAGTCAAAGAAATCGTGTAATTCGGGGTCTTTTTTGGGGGGATGCACTCTACTTATTCTTCGATGCATAAACTATCTTAATCTACAATGAATACCATATCACAAAACCTCCTGAATCTGACCTGGATCTTAAAGTTCGATGTACCATATCTCGCTTTGTATATCGAGAGTTGAATTCAATCTTTGTGCTGTTTGCCAATCTTTTTGAGCACTTGCGATGCTTTACCTTGGTGTTTTGGTTCAGGTTGGGATGGTACTTTCACCGGATGTGCAGGTggagcttgttgagcttgttgcggttttgatttttggtCGTGGTGAGAATGAGGTTGAATATTAAGGATCTCAACTATGTATGTCACGAAATACAGTCCAGAATCAGCTGAATGGAAATATGGAAACTCGgagtatgatcaatatgagAATGAgcatcatatcaatctttcCAGAACAATGCAAAGATGGGATTATATATATCTCTCATAGGAGTAATTGTTGAAACATATTTGACTGGTTTGACGTTTGGCTTACCTTCGAATTTCAATGTAGCGTTTGGAGGAATGATGCCACCCATACCTCTGAGTCCATATGCTATAGAagtcatcatcccatcccatggTCAGCTTATGATACCAACACCTCGAAAGGTTTCGTTTGGAtcgatcaggatcaggaatGGTTACCTACCGTATTCAGGTGGACAAGTCAGCATCGCTTTTGAACCTAACGAAAGTCTAGGGAtaccttcatcccatcctttgATCACTTGGCTAATGACAGACAATCGAGATAAGTTGATCCAATGTCTTATTCCAAGATTCGATTCTGCCCTAGTTTgaaagatgtgaagatggTACTATGATTGACTTACCCTACTCCGATTACGCATGTGAAAGGCGGTCCTTTGTCTCTTGAAGAGTCGAAGACCTTTCCATTGGCCAAAGTTCCAACATCTATAAAAGTATGCATGTGGCAAAATAGTCAATGGATCAGATGAAACATGGGCTGGGGCTAACGGAGATACTGCATGAACTTATCTGAGGATCGGCCGTCCATCGACTCACAATGCATTGTGACTTGGTGACCAAGTTGAGCGAACGTCTTCCCATCACCAGGTGTGATTGTCTATATATAGGACacgagtgagtgagaaaATCGTCGTTGATTTTTTGATAGATCTTGAAACGGATGTTTAGCGGCAGCGGCCAGCTCAACCTACCTCGATAGTAATTCCTATTATGTCTACTAAGAGTATTGACTACTGATAATTGATTCAGAGCAGAAATACTGTTATAGTGAacaagtggagaagaaagttcAAATCACTCTAGGTTTTAAGTTCACATTGTTATAGTAAGAAGCATATTCATAAAGATAGTTAGTCATCGACAAAGAAAGGAGGACATAGTCAAAACTGATGTTTCGTACAGTCGTAAATTAGTACTGCAATAGTCAATCTCCATGACACGGCCTTTAGATTATTTCAGTATATCCCTTTCATGATACCATTTCGTCAAAAGGTTCATGTTCCCCTTCGACTTAATCTACAATCGTCAGTATGCTGTGCTGATTCCCACGTTGGTTTCCCTTTGTATTGTTAGTGAGTAGTTAGCCATACGACAATTCAGAATTTATGCTTCCACCACCTATACATGCTTTGTTATCATTCTTATTTTTACTTCAGTCCTTCACACGATACACCTTTTTATCCTATTTCTACTCTACCTTGTTCTACTGTCGTCAACACATTTAGTTGACTTTGAGGAGTTCGACTACAgaatcataccatcatcagcattatACCTTGCAGCAATCACACGGATAGTGATGAAGTCTCGACTTACCCTCGAATTTGAGGGTGGAGTTGGCAGGAATGACAGGAGGGAAACCTCTAGCACCGTAGGCTGTAAAACATAACACAGGGGGATCAGCATTGACTGAGGAGCATCAAGTGCTTGCTAAACTTACCGTAATCAGGAGTACAGGTCAAAATGGCTTTTTGACCGACTGAGAGTTGAGGAACACCTTCATCCCAACCTTTGATGACTTGGCTGCGGTGAATGCGGAACAAATCAGCCAAGTTCATTGGAGAAAGTGGAAGCAGCTAAAAGCATGAGATATAGTTAgtcgactcacccttgacCGATTCGGCAGACAAAAGGTGATCCTCTGTCTCTTGAGGAATCGAATTTGGATCCATCAAGGAGGGTACCAACGTCTGCGGACACGAAGCAGATCAGTTTTGGACGCTATATGGGAGCGCCCATGGCGGTATGATGTGGAATACTCACAGTGGATGGTAACTTGGTCACCAGGCTTAGGGAAGGTCTTTCCATCACCTTGAGAGAGAGTCTACGAGAGAGGACAGAACAATACCTAAATTAGCCAAAGGTTACATGGCGTACATTTCCTTGAGATAGGCTTACTTCAACGGTAACACCCATTTTGATAGCTGTAGAAGAGAAGTTTCTGTATTGGTTTATACGTAAGGTTCTAGTTGAAGTTGTTAAAAGGGATCTGAACATTTGTTGTATCGGATACCTTTGTGAATGGAAGTTGAGAGCAGATAGATGCACAAAGCAGGTCATAGAAAGAAGCGGAGTGTTCCAGTGACGATGCGATGGCAGTGAGATGAACGTGGAGTGACGAGGTGGAGGCGGAGTTATCATCAAGGTGAATGTGGCACTCGGCCTGTACTCGTCCTTATGGTGTGATACAGTGTACTGGATCAGACAACAGACATGAGAAGAACTGCAGACGATGCATTCCATATACAAAGCACGATGGTGCATCGATACCCAAAAGACAAGTTTCTACGATAGATATTCAAGTAATATACATTTCCCTAACCTCGTCCAATAAATGGCATACCCGAAGCACTAATCGCCCAATCCACATTCAATCAGCATCCAATTAATCTGTTTACTCTGTTCAGTCCAGGAGAATGAGACTTACATAATTTCCAAACTGAGAATGTCAACCTCCTTTCCTAAACCAGCGATAAAGCCAACGGTCTTAGCTACATTTTCGACACTCATGGTGGGTTCCTTCTTTATTGAACCATCTGCTTGTAATGATCCTGCCGAGACGTAAGATGCCATATCGGTAGAGGCATTTCCAATGTCTATCTGAGAGCAGGTGATGTTGTATTTACGTCCGTCCAATGAAGTTGAGCGGGTGAGACCTGTTATAGCGTGCTTGGAGATGGTATATGAGGTGTTATCTAAAGTTTGGAGAACAGTCAGTAAAGTGATATGATCGAAGGAGGGGTCATGCAAGTTGCGGCTTATGGGTGATTCGACAATGTCTTCCACCCAGGAGAGACGAGACGAGTAGGCGACTTACTAGGTCTAGGAGCCGTAGCTGAGATACTACCGTTATTGATGATTCGTCCACCTTGGGGTGATTGTGATTTCATGATATTGAATGCGAGCTTGGTGAACTAGGAGaatcatgatcaatcagcattaACTCGACGTCTAGTTCCAGCAATAAATCCTGTTCCGACGGTTGTATGATATATAGTCTGACATGACTAGTTTGATGTTCGTCCTTCACATGAAGCATATGCGAACGGAAATGACATGTAGAGCGAAAAATCGGACTTACCAATACAGCcgatatgatattgatgtccAAAACTTGTCTAAACAGGCTCATATCTTGGTCTTCGAACTCTCCATCTGATTTGTAGTTGACACCGGCATTCTATTTCGGTTTGACAGGGATGATTGCATCAATTTCGAAAGATCCGATTACAACGTGTGTTCACAGAACATGGTAGGTGAGTAGTTAAGAGATGATTTATAATCTGATCAGCTAAGGTTCCCAGGAAGCAACTCATCCCATGAGAGAAAGTCATATAACTCACGTTGAATATCAGATCCAACCTTCCATACTTCTCTTTAATAGTCTTTTCCAAAGCGTTTACAAATTCCTCATTTGTCGCATCTCCGGCAGCGACCTCGACTATCGTACCGGGTCTTAACTGTTTACCTGTCGCTTCCAGCTCGGATTGTCTTCTTCCTACCAATATCAATACCAGTTGTTCTGGGTGGGAATCTGATGGGAAGATGTTTGATAAGTGGATAGAGGTTGATCGACCTATTCCGGCTGATGCGCCTGTTACGAGGATGACTCGTTGGGATGACATCTTTTCAGTGAATTGATGTAGATGGTATTTGTCAAGtgggagtgagtgatatattTCGTTCTAGTCAGTAGTGAAGTATATGATTTAGGTAGACATAATTTTGTTCATGCCATTGTCTCCATCCAAATGACATTCCTCCCTTCCACTGATATCAGATGTCTGTCTATCAACGGGAAATACGGTCCGAACATCCTGTTTTATCAGCTCCTCtctcactcctccttcttcaccccaTGGGGCTGGATCTGACaacagaggaagaggaacaatGCCACATCATTCAGCCTGTGCTGACGCCCGGCGTTATACGGCAATTCGACATGAGCGGTGGCGCCTGATTTTGCACGGGTGGAACATTGATTTGCTCGTGCCTGGGAGGATGTGTTGATCGTGTTGTTTATTTTATGCACCATGCGCTGTCCACGTGCATTTGCGCATTCTGTTCGCCGGTGTGACTTTGCAGAGGGAGGgggtgagtgtgagtgtgaatcTCAATGTTGGGTGTGTTG of the Kwoniella mangroviensis CBS 8507 chromosome 3, whole genome shotgun sequence genome contains:
- a CDS encoding FK506-binding protein 1, which gives rise to MFRSLLTTSTRTLRINQYRNFSSTAIKMGVTVETLSQGDGKTFPKPGDQVTIHYVGTLLDGSKFDSSRDRGSPFVCRIGQGQVIKGWDEGVPQLSVGQKAILTCTPDYAYGARGFPPVIPANSTLKFEVELLKVN